From a single Deltaproteobacteria bacterium genomic region:
- the rplU gene encoding 50S ribosomal protein L21, whose amino-acid sequence MYAVVANGSHQYKVAEGLKFSVEKLDGEIGSKIVLDKVLLVGGEGELKLGNPFLASATVEAEILEQGKDKKILILKKKRRKGYRKKQGHRQTFTLLKVNKILF is encoded by the coding sequence ATGTACGCGGTTGTTGCTAATGGAAGTCATCAATACAAAGTAGCCGAAGGACTCAAGTTTTCCGTCGAAAAATTAGACGGAGAAATCGGTTCTAAAATTGTTCTCGACAAGGTGCTTTTGGTCGGGGGTGAGGGAGAACTGAAATTGGGAAATCCCTTTTTGGCCAGCGCCACAGTAGAGGCCGAAATTCTGGAACAGGGAAAAGACAAAAAGATTTTAATTTTGAAAAAGAAACGCCGCAAAGGATATCGCAAAAAACAGGGTCACAGACAGACTTTTACTTTGTTAAAAGTAAATAAAATTTTGTTTTAA